From the Psychrobacillus sp. FSL K6-4046 genome, one window contains:
- a CDS encoding SET domain-containing protein: protein MIEVKKSEVSDGEFNRGLFATRDIKKGELLHEAPVISYPNEQHKYIEKTTLGDYAFEYGIGRSAILLGYGMLFNHSYEPNATYEINFKNETFDFYAYTDIKAGEEIFINYNGDEDDQEELWFNKE, encoded by the coding sequence ATGATTGAAGTAAAAAAGTCTGAAGTAAGTGATGGCGAATTTAACAGAGGATTATTTGCAACTAGAGATATTAAAAAAGGTGAGCTTTTACATGAAGCCCCGGTCATTTCTTATCCTAACGAGCAACATAAGTATATAGAAAAAACTACACTAGGTGATTATGCCTTTGAATACGGTATCGGAAGATCAGCTATCCTTCTCGGTTATGGGATGCTGTTTAATCATTCGTACGAGCCAAATGCTACCTACGAGATTAATTTTAAAAACGAGACATTCGACTTTTATGCGTATACCGACATAAAAGCTGGAGAAGAGATTTTCATTAATTATAATGGTGACGAGGATGACCAAGAAGAGCTTTGGTTTAATAAAGAATAG
- a CDS encoding YjjG family noncanonical pyrimidine nucleotidase has protein sequence MKYDVILFDLDDTLFDFGMTERNAFHQLFLEYGLPNGLQDYLGSYKTISKVLWEELEQGVTTLELLKIERFKRLFLEHNLKLDLEAVSHKYIENLGREIHLISGVEEMLASLAGCRLAILTNGFQIAQHARIKGSPLKDVFEAIITSEEAGYQKPQPAIFEYTFKKLGITEKSKVLMVGDSLTSDIQGGNQFGIDTCWFNPNQKENTTTIIPTYEIENWSQLNGIVNGQLIEK, from the coding sequence ATGAAGTATGACGTAATATTGTTCGACTTGGACGATACCTTATTCGATTTTGGAATGACCGAAAGAAATGCATTCCATCAGTTATTTTTAGAATATGGACTGCCAAACGGTTTGCAAGATTACTTAGGCAGCTACAAGACAATTAGTAAGGTTTTATGGGAAGAATTAGAACAGGGCGTTACAACGCTAGAGCTACTTAAAATAGAGAGATTCAAACGTTTATTTTTAGAACATAATCTAAAGTTAGATCTGGAAGCAGTAAGTCATAAGTACATAGAAAATCTAGGTAGGGAAATCCACTTAATATCTGGGGTTGAGGAAATGCTGGCTAGTCTGGCTGGCTGTCGTTTAGCTATATTAACAAATGGATTTCAAATTGCTCAGCATGCTAGGATCAAGGGTTCACCATTGAAGGATGTGTTTGAAGCTATCATCACCTCAGAAGAAGCTGGTTATCAAAAGCCACAGCCTGCTATATTTGAATATACATTTAAGAAATTAGGAATAACAGAAAAGTCTAAAGTATTGATGGTTGGTGATTCTCTTACTTCTGATATACAAGGCGGAAACCAATTTGGAATAGATACATGCTGGTTTAATCCAAACCAAAAGGAAAACACAACAACTATAATACCAACATATGAAATAGAGAATTGGAGTCAGCTCAATGGAATTGTGAATGGTCAATTAATAGAGAAATAA
- a CDS encoding IS1182 family transposase, which yields MMTKNQTNEREQLEILTIEQLVPQDHLVRKLDEAIDFSFIYPLVENLYSTIGRPSIDPVVLIKMTFIQYTFGIRSMRQTIKEIETNMAYRWFLGFGFHTEVPHFSTFGKNYVRRFADTDLFEQIFYRVLKEVADRGLLSPDHVFIDSTHVKASANKRKFEKKVVRKETRAYEKRLQEELNLDREKHGKKPFPPEKFEKEEYKEIKESTTDPESGYYVKDERTKQFAYSFHAATDEKGFVLANIVTPGNVHDSHMLEPLVQKVIDRVGRPVVVAADAAYKTPAIANFLLENHVLPALPYKRPMTKEDFFKKHEYVYDEHYDCYLCPEGQVLNYRTTTKEGYRQYASTPSICATCPVIDQCTQSKNKQKMIQRHIWQDYLDVAEDLRHNYEMKEIYGKRKETIERVFADAKEKHGMRWTTLKGLKKLSMQAMLTFAALNLKKLASWTWKMPKMA from the coding sequence ATGATGACGAAAAATCAAACCAATGAACGCGAACAATTAGAAATCTTGACTATTGAACAGTTGGTACCACAAGACCACCTTGTTCGTAAGTTAGATGAGGCAATTGATTTTTCCTTTATCTATCCATTGGTTGAAAATCTTTATTCGACAATAGGGAGACCTAGTATCGACCCAGTGGTACTTATCAAGATGACTTTTATCCAATATACCTTTGGTATACGGTCCATGCGCCAAACCATTAAAGAGATTGAAACCAACATGGCATACCGATGGTTTCTAGGCTTTGGTTTCCATACCGAGGTTCCCCATTTCTCAACTTTCGGGAAAAACTATGTCCGTCGTTTTGCAGACACAGATCTATTTGAGCAGATTTTCTACAGAGTATTAAAGGAGGTCGCAGATCGTGGGCTCCTAAGCCCGGATCATGTCTTTATTGATTCGACCCATGTGAAAGCTAGTGCGAATAAGAGAAAGTTTGAGAAGAAGGTTGTTCGTAAAGAGACGCGGGCTTATGAAAAGAGGCTCCAGGAGGAGCTCAACCTCGACCGGGAAAAGCATGGGAAGAAACCATTCCCACCTGAAAAGTTTGAAAAGGAAGAGTACAAGGAGATTAAGGAATCGACAACAGATCCTGAAAGTGGTTACTACGTAAAAGATGAACGGACAAAGCAGTTCGCCTATTCTTTTCATGCTGCAACAGACGAGAAGGGTTTTGTGCTTGCAAACATTGTCACACCTGGAAATGTTCACGACAGCCATATGCTTGAACCACTGGTTCAGAAGGTCATCGACCGGGTGGGACGCCCAGTCGTTGTTGCCGCTGATGCAGCCTACAAGACACCAGCTATTGCGAATTTCCTTTTAGAGAATCATGTCCTTCCTGCACTTCCGTACAAACGACCAATGACAAAAGAAGACTTCTTTAAAAAACACGAGTATGTTTATGACGAACATTATGACTGCTATCTCTGTCCCGAAGGACAGGTTCTTAACTACCGAACAACAACGAAGGAAGGTTATCGCCAGTATGCCTCAACTCCTTCTATTTGTGCCACGTGTCCAGTGATTGACCAATGCACGCAGAGTAAGAATAAACAAAAGATGATTCAACGTCATATCTGGCAAGATTATTTGGATGTAGCTGAGGACTTACGTCATAACTATGAAATGAAAGAAATTTATGGGAAGCGTAAAGAGACGATCGAGCGTGTCTTTGCCGATGCCAAAGAAAAGCATGGTATGCGATGGACAACCTTAAAGGGTCTTAAAAAATTGTCCATGCAGGCGATGCTAACTTTTGCTGCCTTAAATCTTAAGAAGTTGGCCAGCTGGACCTGGAAAATGCCAAAAATGGCGTAA
- a CDS encoding DegV family protein, translating to MRKIILSTESGADLPEDLVEKYQIQVVPMHVVMDGKDYLDGELPVEDVFDYHSRTKKIPSTTATNVHEYQELFTKIRTNFPESIIIHIGYTSKASASFQSALIAAEDFENLYLVDTLNVTGGLGAVVLYAAALLEEEPNIDHVSLIEKIETVVPKTKLAFIPGSLDFLRSGGRVSNMAYIGGSLLKIKPCIELKEGKLVSTRKYRGNMSKVAEKLIEDYLNQYDIDRKQLYLIYSIGLDESIKSRIDEMAKEAGFRNITWMQAGAMISTHAGPGGFGIAGIEK from the coding sequence ATGAGAAAAATTATCTTATCGACAGAGAGTGGAGCGGATCTACCGGAGGACCTGGTAGAAAAATATCAAATTCAAGTGGTACCAATGCATGTCGTCATGGATGGGAAAGATTATTTGGATGGGGAGCTGCCTGTAGAGGATGTCTTCGATTATCATAGTCGCACAAAAAAAATTCCATCTACAACAGCAACGAATGTACATGAGTATCAAGAGTTGTTTACAAAAATTAGAACAAACTTTCCTGAGAGTATCATTATTCATATTGGATATACGTCAAAAGCATCTGCGTCCTTTCAAAGTGCACTAATTGCAGCAGAGGATTTTGAAAACCTTTACCTGGTCGATACGCTAAATGTCACAGGAGGTCTAGGCGCAGTGGTGTTGTATGCGGCCGCCTTACTAGAGGAGGAGCCTAACATAGATCATGTTAGCCTCATAGAAAAAATAGAAACTGTGGTTCCAAAAACAAAGCTGGCTTTTATCCCTGGTAGCTTAGACTTTCTAAGATCAGGTGGACGGGTAAGTAACATGGCTTACATTGGAGGGTCTTTGCTAAAAATAAAGCCATGCATTGAATTAAAAGAAGGAAAGCTTGTTTCAACTAGAAAATACCGTGGGAATATGAGCAAAGTGGCGGAAAAGCTCATAGAAGATTATTTGAACCAATATGATATTGATCGAAAGCAGCTATACCTGATTTACTCTATCGGACTCGATGAAAGTATTAAGAGTCGAATAGATGAAATGGCCAAGGAAGCAGGCTTTAGAAATATAACATGGATGCAGGCCGGCGCCATGATTTCTACCCATGCTGGACCTGGAGGATTTGGAATTGCAGGGATAGAAAAGTAG
- a CDS encoding NAD(P)-dependent alcohol dehydrogenase — translation MKAIVCDQYGSPDVLVLKEIKKPFPTENQVLVKVHSASLNFGNLVLLKGKPFLARFAFGLTKPKYSIPGGDVAGTVEAVGENVSLFKVGDEVFGDLSGCGWGGFAEYVTAPEYALALKPTNISFEEAAASPMAGVTALQGLRDKGGIQSGHKVLIYGASGGVGTFAVQIAKSFGAEVTGVCSSRNVEILRSIGADHIIDYTKEDFSQHKESYDLVLGVNGSNSLSAYKKVLKPNGKFVHVGGSESQLYQTLILGNFISMTGSRKMSSLLQRANQNDLNDVKELLQSGKVKPIIDKRFKLSEITEAFKYFQEGHAQGKVVITL, via the coding sequence ATGAAGGCGATAGTTTGTGATCAATATGGTTCGCCCGATGTGCTTGTATTAAAAGAGATTAAAAAACCTTTCCCTACTGAGAACCAAGTATTGGTAAAGGTTCATTCAGCATCTTTAAATTTTGGCAACTTAGTTCTTTTGAAGGGCAAACCCTTCTTAGCCCGATTTGCGTTCGGACTAACGAAACCAAAATACTCCATTCCAGGAGGTGACGTAGCTGGTACAGTTGAAGCGGTTGGAGAAAACGTTTCGTTATTTAAAGTAGGTGATGAAGTATTTGGTGACCTCTCTGGTTGTGGCTGGGGTGGTTTTGCTGAATATGTAACGGCCCCCGAGTATGCTTTAGCCTTAAAGCCAACCAATATCTCCTTTGAGGAAGCTGCTGCGAGTCCTATGGCAGGAGTGACTGCCTTACAAGGCCTACGAGATAAAGGTGGGATTCAATCGGGGCATAAAGTATTAATCTATGGCGCATCTGGAGGCGTTGGTACTTTTGCGGTACAAATCGCTAAATCATTCGGTGCTGAAGTAACTGGCGTATGCAGTTCACGAAACGTTGAAATATTGCGTTCTATAGGAGCAGATCATATCATCGATTATACAAAAGAGGATTTCTCACAACATAAGGAATCCTATGATTTAGTTCTCGGCGTCAATGGGTCTAATTCCCTTTCAGCTTATAAAAAGGTTCTAAAACCAAATGGGAAATTTGTTCACGTAGGAGGTTCTGAGTCTCAGCTTTATCAAACGTTAATTCTTGGGAATTTTATTTCAATGACTGGAAGCAGGAAAATGAGTAGCCTATTACAGAGAGCAAATCAAAATGACTTAAATGATGTAAAAGAGTTACTTCAAAGTGGAAAAGTAAAACCTATAATTGATAAACGGTTTAAGTTAAGTGAAATAACGGAGGCATTCAAATATTTCCAGGAAGGTCACGCTCAAGGTAAAGTGGTGATCACTTTATAA
- a CDS encoding AraC family transcriptional regulator, translating to MDHYKIIENSLTFIEDHMEEPLSVESVSKNFNMSKFYFHRLFSAIMGCSLNQYILSRRLNSAVKLIQEDRLSLTEIAYQLNFGSQSSFTRAFKRQFKLPPSSLKEEDTDISPEPIPSVVKRPLKNINGDVVTEFTLTEFDAIRLTGIAFEVDLACEDYKAQIHAHSKMLLDTIDETISGPCFMVYSNCHPNSTRFNALFGIPCDVQIDKPFYFNVDVPPIFCAKFQYSGDLLDVGDVFKTDFARFLKIAKQEREQSDIELIQVFRGVHHPDSDYHIFTPIKKLPIDSNY from the coding sequence ATGGATCATTATAAAATTATTGAAAACTCGTTAACTTTTATTGAAGATCATATGGAGGAACCTTTGTCAGTGGAGTCTGTATCTAAAAATTTCAACATGTCGAAATTTTATTTTCATAGACTTTTTTCCGCAATTATGGGTTGTTCCTTGAACCAATACATATTGTCGAGACGGTTAAATAGCGCGGTTAAATTAATACAAGAAGATCGATTATCATTGACGGAGATTGCCTATCAGTTAAACTTTGGATCACAATCCTCATTCACTCGTGCTTTTAAACGCCAATTTAAACTACCTCCTAGCTCACTGAAAGAAGAAGATACCGACATATCTCCAGAACCTATACCTTCAGTCGTTAAACGCCCTTTAAAAAACATTAATGGTGATGTAGTAACAGAATTTACCTTAACGGAATTCGACGCTATCAGATTGACGGGCATCGCATTTGAAGTTGATTTGGCATGTGAAGATTACAAAGCACAGATTCACGCTCATTCGAAAATGCTATTAGATACAATAGATGAGACCATATCTGGACCTTGTTTTATGGTCTATTCCAATTGCCATCCAAATTCAACTCGTTTCAATGCTTTGTTTGGCATTCCATGTGACGTACAAATAGATAAACCGTTCTACTTCAACGTAGATGTGCCCCCAATATTTTGTGCTAAGTTCCAATACTCTGGTGACCTTCTTGATGTAGGGGATGTGTTTAAAACCGACTTCGCAAGATTTTTAAAAATTGCAAAGCAAGAAAGAGAACAATCAGATATTGAACTAATTCAAGTTTTTAGAGGCGTTCATCATCCTGATTCGGACTATCATATATTTACTCCTATTAAAAAGCTGCCGATTGATTCAAATTATTAA
- a CDS encoding DUF4386 domain-containing protein — protein MKKDRVNGILIGIFYIVAAASAVIAVLLYQPLLSGDWYMAVVNGSKTAILVGVMNDILLIVTAVGTAVMLFPYVRLWNEHSALAYLCFRFMEAVFIAMGVVSILGLLGLSSDYGVGQFVNEGAYHQIGSVLQSFHAWTAILGPNLMLGLNTLLYSYLLNKTEIIPKRLAIFGMLTAVMVFLAGLLDMFGIIGSFSTIKGIIALPIAIYELSLATWLIIKGFNTKKLEILRGSKSYAE, from the coding sequence GTGAAAAAGGATAGAGTGAATGGAATATTAATCGGTATATTTTATATCGTGGCTGCAGCCAGTGCTGTTATTGCTGTACTATTGTATCAGCCGTTACTATCAGGAGATTGGTATATGGCTGTGGTGAATGGTTCGAAAACAGCCATTTTGGTTGGTGTAATGAATGACATCTTGCTCATTGTGACGGCAGTTGGAACCGCTGTTATGTTATTTCCGTATGTACGATTATGGAATGAACATTCCGCATTGGCTTATCTTTGTTTTCGATTTATGGAGGCTGTATTTATAGCGATGGGCGTAGTGAGTATATTAGGTTTGCTAGGTCTTAGTTCTGATTACGGAGTTGGACAATTTGTTAATGAAGGAGCATATCATCAAATAGGAAGCGTTCTTCAATCATTTCATGCTTGGACTGCTATATTGGGACCAAACTTGATGCTCGGCTTGAATACACTCTTGTACAGTTATTTATTAAATAAAACGGAAATCATACCAAAACGACTAGCGATATTCGGAATGTTGACGGCTGTTATGGTATTCCTTGCCGGATTACTCGATATGTTTGGTATCATTGGCTCATTCTCTACTATAAAGGGAATTATCGCCTTGCCAATCGCTATCTATGAGTTAAGTTTGGCAACATGGTTAATCATAAAAGGCTTTAATACAAAGAAATTAGAGATATTAAGAGGAAGCAAGAGCTATGCTGAGTAA
- a CDS encoding Crp/Fnr family transcriptional regulator: protein MMDILLKYMSDFTLISEDEQRAISESLRIDEYKKGQYLLRQGELSAIKCYFVLIGCVRQFFIDESGKEVTSNFFTEEQAIPIINEKTQGDLSKYSLVCVEDCRLVVGDIDSENTMLNKYPQLEIMIRKMMEINVGEIQDQFGEFIGSSPEERYESILRKRPELIERVPQHQLASYLGITPESLSRIKKRIKKNTL, encoded by the coding sequence ATGATGGATATACTATTAAAATATATGTCTGACTTTACTTTAATCAGCGAAGATGAACAGCGGGCAATCTCAGAAAGTTTACGAATTGATGAATATAAAAAAGGACAATATCTTCTTAGACAAGGAGAACTTTCTGCTATTAAATGTTATTTCGTATTAATAGGGTGTGTTAGGCAGTTTTTTATAGATGAATCAGGTAAAGAAGTAACATCAAATTTTTTTACTGAAGAACAAGCTATTCCAATTATCAACGAAAAGACTCAAGGTGACTTATCAAAGTATTCATTAGTCTGTGTTGAAGATTGCAGATTAGTTGTTGGTGATATTGATTCTGAAAATACGATGTTAAACAAATACCCACAACTTGAAATAATGATCCGTAAAATGATGGAAATAAACGTTGGTGAAATACAAGATCAATTCGGTGAATTTATTGGTTCTTCTCCAGAGGAACGATACGAATCCATTTTAAGGAAACGCCCCGAGTTAATTGAACGTGTACCACAACATCAATTAGCTAGTTATCTTGGAATTACTCCTGAATCGTTAAGTAGAATAAAAAAACGTATTAAAAAAAATACATTATAA
- the rlmD gene encoding 23S rRNA (uracil(1939)-C(5))-methyltransferase RlmD encodes MNTPVNKNDQLTVYIEDLTHDGSGVAKVDGYPLFIHGGLPDEKAEVRVVKTLKNYGFAKLLHIVEPSPFRVEAPCPVFYECGGCQLQHINYEGQLKWKENMVRNVMQRLGKIDAPVLPVKGMNNPWEYRNKSQIPFGLVDGKVIAGFYQAKSHRIADTPTCLIQSDEADRLMRAFKESALKLDLVPYNEDTKKGQLRHLVVRKGRATGEVMVVLVTRHPKLFKMEAIIELIREVEPKVTSIMQNINSKNTNVIFGDQTNLLWGKPTIEDLIGDVRFEISARSFYQVNPEQTEVLYQQALDYAQLSGGETVIDAYCGIGTISLFLAQKAKQVLGVEIVPQAIEDAKRNAELNGFTNTFFEAGPAEEVIPRWYKEGKTADVLVVDPPRKGCDEALLTTIIEQRPKRVVYVSCNPATLARDLRILEDGGYKTQEIQPVDMFPQTTHCEVVTWLELV; translated from the coding sequence GTGAACACACCAGTAAATAAGAATGATCAGTTAACAGTTTATATAGAGGATTTGACACATGATGGGTCAGGAGTAGCAAAGGTCGATGGCTACCCACTGTTTATCCACGGGGGTCTTCCTGATGAAAAAGCCGAGGTACGTGTTGTAAAAACATTAAAAAACTATGGCTTTGCTAAATTACTTCATATTGTAGAGCCTTCTCCTTTCCGTGTGGAAGCACCATGTCCAGTATTTTATGAGTGTGGTGGCTGTCAGCTTCAGCACATTAATTATGAAGGTCAGTTGAAATGGAAGGAAAATATGGTTCGAAATGTCATGCAAAGACTAGGTAAGATTGATGCACCAGTACTACCGGTAAAAGGAATGAACAATCCTTGGGAATATCGCAATAAATCTCAAATTCCATTTGGCTTAGTCGATGGAAAGGTGATTGCAGGGTTCTATCAGGCTAAATCACACCGCATTGCAGACACACCGACTTGTCTAATTCAATCCGATGAAGCAGACCGATTGATGAGAGCATTTAAGGAAAGTGCCTTAAAACTAGATTTAGTCCCTTACAATGAAGATACAAAAAAAGGTCAGCTACGCCACTTAGTAGTACGCAAAGGCCGAGCTACTGGTGAGGTAATGGTCGTCCTAGTGACGAGACATCCTAAGCTTTTCAAAATGGAAGCTATTATTGAGCTTATTAGAGAGGTAGAGCCAAAAGTGACCTCCATTATGCAAAATATAAACTCCAAAAATACAAATGTGATCTTTGGTGATCAAACTAACCTATTGTGGGGAAAACCAACGATTGAGGATCTAATCGGAGATGTACGCTTCGAAATATCCGCTCGTTCCTTCTATCAGGTGAATCCAGAGCAAACAGAAGTGTTATACCAGCAGGCGCTTGATTATGCACAACTTTCAGGTGGCGAGACGGTCATCGATGCCTATTGCGGTATTGGCACAATTTCTTTGTTCCTTGCTCAAAAAGCGAAGCAAGTACTTGGTGTGGAGATTGTTCCCCAAGCAATTGAGGATGCAAAAAGAAACGCGGAGTTGAACGGCTTTACGAACACGTTCTTTGAAGCAGGCCCAGCAGAGGAAGTCATTCCACGCTGGTACAAGGAAGGGAAAACAGCAGATGTATTAGTTGTTGACCCGCCAAGAAAAGGCTGCGATGAGGCACTACTAACAACAATCATCGAACAACGCCCGAAACGTGTTGTATACGTTTCCTGTAATCCAGCAACTTTAGCGCGTGATCTTCGCATCTTAGAAGACGGTGGCTATAAAACACAAGAGATTCAGCCAGTGGACATGTTCCCGCAGACGACACACTGTGAAGTTGTTACTTGGTTGGAGTTAGTGTAA
- a CDS encoding IS110 family transposase has translation MNNSTNHKINQVSEKTLVIGIDIAKRKHYACAVDDRGRVLHKSFPIRQSAEGFTTFYEQLLALKNKHEKSEILVGFEPTGHYWMNLAAHLTAHGIRYVLVNPSHVKKSKELDDNLQTKNDVKDAMVIAKLIRDGRFSFPRILEGIEAELRNGASHRASLQKELGIITNRIIRWTDRFFPEFQHVFKDIGKTALAVLEKTPLPEDLREKEVAELLPFYKEVAGLKCVSSPKIVKLKEAAEISIGLTEGLEMARFEIHTLVMQYRLVQQQYELLAERLQEIAQNMPDYLFLISIEGVGPNTAVELLSEVGPFTNFHSPRQIIKLAGLTLRENSSGEQKGQKKISKRGRRKLRAALFRAILPMIRYNPAFKALYHYYIERPVNPLRKKEAMVVLCGKLLKIAHGLCTKKQMFQSERMIQDLTVLQTAA, from the coding sequence ATGAATAATAGTACGAATCATAAAATTAATCAAGTGAGTGAAAAGACGTTGGTCATTGGGATCGATATCGCCAAGCGCAAACATTACGCATGTGCTGTAGACGACCGTGGACGAGTATTGCATAAGTCATTCCCTATCAGACAGTCGGCAGAAGGATTTACGACCTTCTATGAACAGCTACTCGCATTAAAAAACAAACACGAGAAATCAGAAATCCTTGTTGGGTTCGAACCAACGGGACACTACTGGATGAACCTAGCGGCCCATTTAACAGCGCATGGCATCCGCTATGTGCTTGTGAATCCTAGTCACGTGAAGAAATCCAAAGAATTGGATGACAATCTACAGACAAAGAACGATGTGAAGGATGCGATGGTCATCGCCAAGCTAATCCGCGATGGGCGGTTCAGCTTCCCACGCATTTTAGAAGGCATCGAAGCGGAACTGCGCAATGGTGCATCCCATCGCGCCTCGCTTCAGAAAGAGCTTGGCATCATTACCAATCGAATCATTCGATGGACAGATCGGTTCTTCCCAGAATTCCAACATGTCTTTAAAGACATCGGGAAAACCGCCCTGGCAGTGCTGGAGAAAACACCATTACCAGAGGACCTTCGAGAAAAAGAAGTGGCGGAGCTACTCCCTTTCTACAAAGAGGTTGCTGGGTTAAAGTGTGTCTCTTCTCCCAAAATAGTTAAACTCAAGGAAGCCGCTGAAATCTCGATCGGGTTGACCGAAGGCCTGGAGATGGCTCGATTTGAGATTCATACCTTGGTTATGCAATATAGACTCGTTCAACAACAGTATGAATTACTGGCAGAACGGTTACAAGAAATCGCTCAGAATATGCCCGATTATCTCTTTTTGATATCTATCGAGGGGGTCGGCCCCAATACAGCCGTCGAGCTGTTATCAGAGGTAGGGCCGTTCACTAACTTTCATAGTCCACGCCAAATTATCAAACTAGCGGGACTGACATTACGGGAGAACTCCTCGGGTGAACAAAAGGGACAAAAGAAGATTTCTAAACGAGGACGCAGAAAATTGCGTGCAGCCCTCTTCCGAGCCATCTTGCCTATGATTCGTTACAATCCTGCCTTTAAGGCACTGTATCATTATTATATTGAACGCCCAGTAAACCCTTTAAGAAAGAAAGAAGCCATGGTGGTCTTATGTGGCAAACTATTAAAAATCGCACATGGCCTCTGTACGAAGAAACAGATGTTTCAGTCAGAACGCATGATACAAGACCTGACTGTTCTTCAAACGGCAGCGTGA
- a CDS encoding NAD(P)H-binding protein, whose protein sequence is MRILVTGSTGKLGSALLKQLKDLDYQVKITSRRKPEGEDFTWVYSDLLSGKGLEEAVKDVDVIIHAATSPIKNSKSIEVAGLEKLLSKLNHIQLFIYPSIVGIEEILFQYYRLKYKAEELLKNSSVPYTIARATQFHSFVEDLLLSKPFFKRYIIPGRVKFQSVDVNEFARYLIDLVNEGPQGKLDDFCGPEIMTLREMAELKIKVNNVTNDVLRIPFSGKLYNSLIEGKNTNPLQRKGIITFEEYLRNKLN, encoded by the coding sequence TTGAGAATCCTTGTAACTGGTTCAACCGGAAAATTAGGGTCGGCTTTGTTAAAGCAGTTAAAAGATTTAGATTATCAGGTAAAAATAACTTCGAGAAGAAAACCAGAAGGAGAAGACTTCACATGGGTTTACAGTGATTTATTATCAGGTAAAGGTTTAGAAGAAGCAGTAAAAGATGTTGATGTCATTATTCACGCAGCAACTAGTCCGATAAAAAATTCTAAAAGCATTGAGGTTGCTGGGCTAGAAAAATTATTAAGCAAGCTGAATCATATACAACTTTTTATTTATCCATCCATTGTAGGAATTGAGGAAATCCTCTTCCAATATTATAGACTTAAATACAAAGCAGAAGAATTATTAAAAAATAGTTCTGTACCCTATACAATTGCTCGTGCAACTCAGTTTCATAGCTTTGTTGAGGATTTACTCTTATCAAAACCTTTCTTTAAAAGATATATAATCCCTGGAAGGGTGAAATTTCAAAGTGTCGATGTTAATGAATTCGCTAGATATTTAATCGATTTAGTTAATGAAGGTCCACAAGGTAAATTAGATGATTTTTGTGGACCAGAGATAATGACATTAAGAGAAATGGCGGAGTTAAAAATTAAGGTGAACAATGTAACCAATGATGTTTTAAGAATTCCTTTCTCAGGAAAACTATATAATTCTTTAATTGAAGGGAAAAATACAAATCCTCTGCAGAGAAAAGGAATAATTACTTTTGAGGAATATCTAAGGAATAAACTGAATTAA